One region of Strongyloides ratti genome assembly S_ratti_ED321, chromosome : X genomic DNA includes:
- a CDS encoding LD30746p, with protein MEIDYQVVDGGDLNINFMSVLGAEVLVQEVSKKEGNHKIPLKTLGDYQFCFDNTFSYQSRKVVFFEVYLLDEDGNIDDEAFEKHTSNDLNDERGLDSLGMTINQLRNSFEKIKNVLNKIEYNQALLRAYESRDRAILRTNLSRVNFWSIINTIVIIFVGCLQVFMIRSLFNENSKIGRLLKKT; from the exons ATGGAAATTGACTATCAg gtTGTTGATGGAGgtgatttaaatattaattttatgtcTGTTCTTGGTGCAGAAGTATTAGTTCAAGAAGTTTCAAAAAAAGAAGGAAATCATAa aattccTCTAAAAACTTTAGGAGATTATCAATTTTGTTTTGACAATactttttcttatcaatCTCGCAAAGTTGTATTTTTTGAAGTTTATTTACTTGATGAAGATGGAAATATAGATGATGAAGCATTTGAAAAACATACATCAAATGATTTAAATGATGAAAGGGGTTTAGATAGTCTTGGAATGACAATAAATCAATTACGTAAttcatttgaaaaaataaaaaatgttttaaataaaattgaatataatcaagcACTTTTACGTGCATATGAATCTCGAGATAGAGCTATCTTAAGAACAAATTTAAGTAGGGTTAATTTTTGGtcaataataaatacaattgttataatatttgttggATGTTTACAAGTATTTATGATAAGaagtttatttaatgaaaattcaaaaattggcagattattaaaaaagacataa
- a CDS encoding Purine nucleoside phosphorylase — MSLEKDTISQSNSAVTHSILDEKFNPRNYDHLCELAEYILEIGKLPKKPIIGIICGSGLGDIAEILTEKITIPYSKIPGFPTTKVPGHKGNLVFGNMGNKYVACLQGRFHAYEHDMNMALCTTPVRILSLLGCKGIIVSNAAGGIPDKVTYGDLMLVKDHIFMPGLAGMSPLVGISDKRFGPTFVSVHDAYDREFRSIAKNVAKKINLNLKEGILVMSGGPQYETPSEVRLYQTLGANALGMSTAHEITVARQCGLRCLAFSLITNICNLEVDTAVEVCHEEVLEMSKKAGEVACKFVYEIVNDLVL; from the exons ATGTCTTTGGAAAAAGATACTATTTCACAATCAAATTCAGCTGTTACTCATTCAATTTtagatgaaaaatttaa tccAAGAAATTATGATCATCTATGTGAATTAGCTGAATATATTCTTGAAATTGGTAAATTACCTAAAAAACCAATTATTGGTATAATATGTGGATCAGGATTAGGAGATATTGCTGAGATATTAACtgaaaaaattacaataccATATTCAAAAATACCTGGATTTCCAACAACAAAAGTACCAGGACATAAAGGTAATTTAGTTTTTGGTAATATGGGAAATAAATATGTTGCATGTTTACAAGGACGTTTTCATGCTTATGAACATGATATGAATATGGCTTTATGTACAACACCAGTTAGAATTCTTTCATTACTTGGATGTAAAGGAATTATTGTGTCTAATGCAGCTGGTGGTATACCAGATAAAGTTACATATGGTGATTTAATGCTTGTAAAAGATCATATTTTTATGCCAGGATTAGCTGGAATGTCTCCATTAGTTGGTATTAGTGATAAAAGATTTGGTCCAACATTTGTTTCAGTTCATGATGCTTATGATAGAGAATTTCGTTCAATCGCAAAAAATGTTgccaaaaaaattaatttaaatttaaaagaaggAATTCTTGTTATGAGTGGTGGACCACAATATGAAACACCTTCTGAAGTACGCTTATATCAAACTCTAGGTGCTAATGCTCTTGGAATGTCAACAGCTCATGAAATAACTGTTGCCAGACAATGCGGTTTACGATGCCTTgcattttcattaattacaaatatatGTAATTTAGAAGTTGATACTGCAGTCGAAGTTTGTCATGAAGAAGTTTTAGAAATGTCTAAAAAAGCAGGAGAAGTAGCCTGTAAATTTGTCTATGAAATTGTTAATGATTTAGTtctctaa
- a CDS encoding 7TM GPCR, serpentine receptor class e (Sre) family-containing protein — MISYFVPIEKVYTKTIDKIHWTSLYAISISVAFFVVERIIALIFVKTYEHFNKNLPILGMVFSIISWSVSASFQLLYKFKIVNDFHTILFTGSLQIIIIICYVLFFFYKIFKLKKNIDHSLSKRYQEEENLKSASLLKYILSFTVLAATYNIVFYIIYVRYNFYKYGGGFSLLTFQVPQLIQVMTTAIVILIQQRVFYRIFIKIAIILCKSNKVCIEDKHYSLQKSRINAIDLSGNSERTNVYFNSLQSVWKLNKTT; from the exons ATGATTTCTTATTTTGTACCAattgaaaaagtttataCAAAAACAATAGACAAAATACATTGGACTA gTTTATATGCAATTTCTATATCTGTTgctttttttgttgttgaaAGAATTATTgctttaatttttgttaaaacatATGaacattttaacaaaaatttaccaATTTTAGGGATggttttttcaattattagT TGGTCTGTTAGTGCATCTTTTCAActactttataaatttaaaatagtaaatGATTTTCATACAATCTTATTTACAGGATCTcttcaaataattattattata tgtTATGTTCTATTCTTcttctataaaatatttaaattaaaaaaaaatatagatcATAGTTTATCAAAACGTTATCAAGAAGAAGAGAATCTTAAATCAGCTTCTCTTcttaagtatattttatcatttactGTTCTTGCAGCTACATACaatattgtattttatattatttatgtaagatataatttttataaatatggcGGTggattttcattattaacaTTTCAAGTTCCTCAATTAATACAAGTAATGACAACGGcaattgtaatattaatacaACAAAGAGTTTTTTATcgtatatttataaaaattgctattattttatgtaaatcAAATAAAGTATGTATTGAAGATAAGCATTATTCTCTACAAAAAAGTAGAATAAACGCTATTGATTTAAGTGGAAATTCAGAAAGAActaatgtttattttaattcacTTCAAAGTGTTTggaaattaaataaaacaacaTAA
- a CDS encoding Protein ultraspiracle encodes MSYEYWNYGNKEMEYEEVEEPNSSLIQIHTQIGNNGQQANNHPSLHNEYAPQHQIIEQHAQNMKMLKINRIPSRQRVVSNNSYREIIMPSPPYNIKEKSNLSSGSPGISVSSPNNGEALCAVCGDAPAKLHYGVLACYGCKGFFRRTLIGKYRYVCRFGDNCVVDKLQRNSCRYCRFNRCLEVGMDPKAVRPDRDLTGRQKVPRVRKRTTDDELLKQVMQYQCDEWTNKLHVEARVMRMRLMNIEAKLSKSEDAIQPMNYIPEKIPPKGTSLRELFEAKPNNNNKRNDVCFENYRHARPDELATIANKNAVYCAHWIDELIELSKPLITEDKISLVKACFSSLTMFNFAIRTVQSTDNNEVLCISNNLYVQKKVPYEYSGNNLSELLIERTLNELVIPIRKMDLKDEEIIPLKAIIALNPITKGLSESGQLVVSELRDKIQDMLFQIVKEIHPMITASSRFGNLLLLLPTITSLSIIFHDNLQLCHIFNNRNGDDNILSELFDEYTRYDEPLITSSTVSPPMYENPADISLQSITPTFNINSTPQMNNHIDSNNRMMSVNNCHNNNLSHNNMNINTCMNTNNTINSPSNMNNINSNNICPTTTNNINIRNGQMGGNRHLIKQERLDGYTQNEIDECSSPSVSNTSYISGSYNSAEDETLSPFANILDDDLVNSSFDPQDTNFLSSSVCSDILAMMD; translated from the exons ATGTCTTATGAATATTGGAATTATGGAAATAAAGAAATGGAATATGAAGAGGTTGAAGAACCAAATTCATCGTTAATTCAAATTCATACTCAAATAGGAAATAACGGACAACAAGCAAATAATCATCCCAGTCTTCATAATGAATATGCTCCACAACATCAAATAATTGAGCAACATGCGcaaaatatgaaaatgttaaaaataaatag AATACCATCAAGACAACGAGTAGTATCAAATAATTCATACAGAGAAATTATAATGCCATCACCaccatataatattaaagaaaaatcaaatttatcaTCTGGTTCACCTGGAATTTCTGTAAGTAGTCCTAATAATGGAGAAGCATTATGTGCTGTTTGTGGTGATGCTCCAGCAAAACTTCATTACGGTGTCCTGGCATGTTATGGATGTAAAGGTTTTTTTAGAAGAACTCTTATAGGAAAGTATAGATATGTTTGTAGATTTGGTGATAATTGTGTTGTTGATAaat tACAACGTAATAGCTGTAGATATTGTCGTTTTAATAGATGTCTTGAAGTTGGTATGGATCCTAAAGCAGTACGTCCTGATCGTGACTTAACTGGTAGACAAAAAGTACCAAGAGTAAGGAAAAGGACAACAGACGATGAACTTTTAAAACAAGTTATGCAATATCAATGTGATGAATGGACAAATAAATTACATGTTGAAGCACGTGTAATGAGAATGCGTCTCATGAATATTGAAgcaaaattatcaaaaagtgAGGATGCTATTCAACCTATGAATTATATTCCAGAAAAAATACCACCAAAAGGTACTAGTTTACGTGAATTATTTGAAGCAAAacctaataataataacaaaagaaatgatgtttgttttgaaaattatCGACATGCTAGACCTGATGAACTGGCAACAATTGCTAATAAAAATGCTGTTTATTGTGCTCATTGGATTGATGAATTAATTGAATTATCTAAACCATTAATTACTGAAGACAAAATAAGTCTTGTTAAAGCATGTTTTTCATCATTAACAATGTTTAATTTTGCTATTAGAACAGTTCAATCAACTGATAATAATGAAGTTTTGTGCattagtaataatttatatgtacaaaaaaaagtgCCTTATGAATATTCAGGTAATAATTTATCTGAACTTCTTATTGAAAGAACATTAAATGAATTAGTAATTCCAATAAGAAAAATGGATTTAAAAGATGAAGAAATAATACCATTAAAAGCTATTATAGCATTAAATCCAATAACAAAAGGTTTATCTGAATCAGGACAATTAGTTGTTTCTGAATTAAGAGATAAGATACAAGATATGTTATTTCAAATTGTTAAAGAAATACATCCAATGATAACAGCATCAAGTCGTTTTGGAAATTTACTTCTCCTTCTTCCAACTATTACAAGCTTATCTATAATATTTCACGATAATCTTCAATTATgtcatatatttaataatcgAAATGgtgatgataatattttgagTGAATTATTTGATGAATATACTAGATATGATGAGCCATTAATTACATCTAGTACAGTTTCTCCACCAATGTATGAAAATCCTGCTGATATATCGTTGCAATCAATCACACcaacatttaatattaattcaaCTCCACAAATGAATAATCATATTGATTCCAATAACCGTATGATGAGTGTTAATAATTGtcataacaataatttaagtcataataatatgaatattaATACCTGTATGAATACAAACAATACTATTAATTCTCCTTCaaatatgaataatataaactCAAATAACATTTGTCCTACaacaacaaataatataaatattagaaatgGACAAATGGGAGGTAATagacatttaataaaacaggAAAGATTAGATGGATATACGCAAAATGAAATTGATGAATGTTCTTCACCATCCGTGTCTAATACATCATACATTTCCGGATCATATAATTCAGCTGAAGATGAAACATTATCACCATTTGCAAATATATTAGATGATGATCTTGTTAACTCATCATTTGATCCACAAGATACCAATTTTTTATCAAGTTCTGTTTGTTCTGATATACTTGCAATGATGGATTGA